The DNA segment ctctatgcctggcatccgatatgccctatatgcggatgatatctctatctgaGCAACAGAAGCAATCTCGGgcacatggagacctgcctacaacaggcagcggaggcagtggacacttacgctgcatactgtggtctccagtgtgctcccaCCAAATCTGAATTTGTCCATATTTGATCCTCTCCtcgggacgacacttcaattcacctcacactcccttcgggtgtcgattagagaggccaaggagatccgcatcctcggtctctttattcagcaacaacgcagaccggatacaacactcgcaaaactccgcatgCATGGTGATCAGGTGGGCCCTATGGTACGCCAAGTCTCCAACACgcgtggggggttacgaagcaaagatgccttgcggctggcatatgcctttgtaacgagtagaattctctactgaaccccctaccttcacatgcgcaaacacgacgaggaccaactcgaggtcatgcaccgcaaaCTCATCAAACGGGttcttgaccttcccattaccacatccagccagcgtttgttggacctgggggtggtcaacacctatcgggaactccgagacgcccatctcgtcaaccaatatacgcgcctatcacaaacgccatccggtcgccgcattcttgaccgactccacatccaacacgccatcacctttgaggaacgggtacgagcgccagaaccctggagacacgccctcagggtccgacccattcccctCAACAcgtcacactctgaccacaatggccgtcgccaggcgcgtgcggaagcactggagcgacattatggtcgacaacaacacgtgtactacgtggacattgccggtccccaccggggggggggggggtggttcaccgcagcagtggtccacgacaacaccacagcggcaggactcactttccgcgcctacagcgcaacacaccggaggaaatcgcgattgcgctcgcactctctctcccacaagtgaaacatatcattaccgactcgaagggagcctgtcggaactatgagcagggttggatacctcctctcgcctggcgcatcctacaaaatagGTGTCGGTCCAGCGTCCCTgcaaactgtaacctcatctgggctcccagccaccagggactccaaggcaatgagttagccgatcaggtGGCCCGCGggctctctccccgggcactcacacttgctcaggaagcctactacgagcctacccaatatctaattacattcaaagacatcactacatattataaggacagtcatcgtcgctttccggaaccctgtaaggatctccggagagcagacgaacggcttcttctcaaattttttacaaatacaatgctgtgcccggcagtattgaagcacttcaattcagaatttgatggtggctgcaggctgtgcggagcgacgttctcggacgttttccatatggtctgggcctgtccttccaatccccacccttcccaatccttcatctcccacccttctacgGAGGcatgggaggcggcgctgctcaactgccatgacctgcagtcccaacggaccttggtcgccagggcgcgagcaactctagacgccattggggctccggaataggtgCTCCACCTatatttgtgaggacctgggccatagggcctgggcccaaacacctcttTGTAAAAAATGTTTACAACCACCACCACATTTAAATATCCACCTCCTTCTCTAGAAGGCTTTCACCCTCCATAAACACCCCCAGGTGCACCTTCGGTCGTCTATTTGTAAAATGCATCACCTATCTACTACCCTACACCCACAACCTATGGACTTAAATTCTCTAGAAGGCCTTTACACACAACCATTAGGAAGCACCACACGGTGGGTGAATCTTCGGGCACGAAGTGATAAAAATGCACCAATGCTTTTCCACCCACCTGCACTCTCAGAAAAGTCCCCCTCCCTAGAAGAAGCTACAAACCCCAAATGGAAGTCGAAACAGAGGTGGTAAGTGCAAGCACAAATAGCACTGCTAACGCtgatttgtcgcatcacatcgtaTATTTTTGGCTCCCGAACTTATAGAGGGTGTCTCACTGTGACTGGAATTATACCTGATGCAATGTCTCGCTTAGAAAAACACCGCATGGGCCTGAGAGCTCACTCGTAAGTAATTTGCTGCGTTGAACACGGTTTCTTAGTGACTGCAGCCCTGCTCTTCCACTTTGATTCACCACCTTAATTCACGCCTTTCTCGCCTACTACGCAGACTGGTCAGTATCAAGCTTGTGGACATCCGAAGGCTTTCAGGCGGCCCTGAGCCGCCATGGAGGGAGCCGGTGGAAATTTGCATTTTATATATTTGATATTACAGTCTATATTAGTGATTTAACTTACTAAATCAAACGAAGGCACTAGTCGTCTCTTCATTCCTTTAACAACCTATAATCCCTCTGCGACTATTTACCCACCGTTGTTTTCTCGATGGCTGTTCACTGCTACGATAAATCTAGAGGTTGAATTATTGGAAGttttttaaagcgatgtttattgcctcagggcataaaaggaTATGAATGATGGATGACGAGGATGCTTAATATTGAGGGAGCGCTTTTGTTTCTACAAAGCGGCGGGTTTcggcgacgacagcgccgtgctcctcccgtagcggcggaattctTAAGCGTCGATGGGGCGCGACAGCGCCGCGGCGCTGACTGGCCGTGCTCGCGTGCTGCGCACGCTTTCTCTCCACGTGCTGCTCGCacccgtctcctcgcgggcgcggcggatgcGAGCAGAGCCTGACGACTGCTCAGCACCAATTATGTCCACcggtgggcagtttttacgcggaGATCGAAGGGACACGAGGCACCGTGGTTGCCTAAAGgcggggaagcgtcttgcttgatTTGTGGGCTTCCATGAAATGACGGTTTTGCTTACTGCCGTGggtgctgtcaacagaaattgcccaggtggcaggaatcgttcaaAGCGAGGTACCGGTGCAGTATCGGACGCTGCAGTATTGATGAAAAAATGGTACTACGGATCCATCCCCTGCGGCCACAGGCAATAGTGCTGGCGGGCCCTTAATATATGTGAACTTACTCGGCCGGCACCGTGTGAAGTGGCAGCGCATACAGCTacgaaggcgaagatggcagacacgatttCACATGTGAACTAGCCTGGTGTCTCTGCGTACACACGCGGTAGCAGTGTGGGTCTGCAGATTACAGACCAGGGACTGTAGAATtcgggcggccgcgcaatagtgCTACGTGCCTCGTCGAGGCGCATCAGAATTAAGTCGTGCCAGTGgtttgggagtttaacgtcccaaggctgtacatagattgtgcgcaaagccattttcgaagggctccggattgaccgatattatttttagattatgtatggtaaatacgccatctgctgtaaatacgaccatGCGGAAGAAGAGGCCAGGCAAGCGTGAAACCGGTAGGAACAGCGTATGCGTTACCATATTGGTAGTATCAGCCGCACGCCAATGCTAAAACTCTCAAACCTCAACAGAACAGGATTCATTAATGCGCATTGACATCGCGAAATGCGCTTTCTAATTTCGCACAAATTTAAATGCAGGgcgattctacctgtgacactgGGGTGAGCAGGCTAACGCCAAAGCCATTCAAACACCGCGGAAAGGataaagaaaaaattagcagtggcttacctcggctatgccaggatatacgtagcgtgagctacgctaagccgctgagcatcaattgccgctgggcggcaatttcgctctccttctccatggctataccacactggcaaacgcccctctatatgtatacccccactgatacctctgcgcatgcgcagtaaatgAGAGGCGCGATCAAGCAGTTCCGGCGTGGCGTCAGAcatggctactgcgcaacggaggcgcacagctgggcgcgcgccggcgccagtgcgtctgccgcggctatgaccggAGAGGCGTTCGCGTAGGCGGCGGTTCCGGAGCGCTAGCTTtgcaccgtgtgacgtcactgctcctcgctcACGCAAATaatggctctccaggagccacgcaaaactgctcaatctcggccagtgtagctcacgctacaaaaggtagcagaaacatgtcaccagcAGGCACGGCAAAAGCAAGCAGGTCGAGCTGAGCTAGCACaatttgaagacacgaagaaaaaaacgCGAGACACATTCGTGCCGCAGTTTTGTTCAAAGGTTGGGTTTAATTTCAGTTTTAACTTCGTACACCACGTGGCTATGTACTTTGGACACTAAACTACGCGTGACGAAAACAGCGCCCTTTTGAACTATTGGCTTCacgccgcgcacacgagctgctcccgCTATAAAGCACGAGAGGGCGCGCAAAATTTTTGCAGAAGTGTCAAAGCGCGAGCAAAACCATCGAATGGGCGCGCTGTTCTCTCGCAACGGCGTCCACGAACGAGCGAAGAGAGCATAGCGtgcgcgaagcaagctcctctcaCAACGGCGCCGAAACGTGAGCCAGAAAGAACGAGCACGCACCCGCAAAACTAGTTTCCTTCACGTGCGTGCGCCGCAGACGTacacaagtcagtggcgaagccCGTCGCCCTGCCTGATCAATTACGAGGAGGCactcggagagggcgctgttcactggcgttcgcagcgccctctggcccaaGTTGTGCCCCGGTAGTTCTTGCTTCGCTATTAGAGAGATTATATGCACCGGGGAGAAGAGGGACACGAGAACATCTGTTTCTGGAATTTTCAGGTCCGGCCACTCTCTTCTGCTGTCGCGGTACACACATATCTAATAACTTGGTATATGAAATCGACTGCTGGTAGTACCGTGCACCCAAAATAAAGTTCCATTTTCTCATGAGTCGAATCAGCAGCATCGTTTTTTTAACTAGCCCTACCATCTATCGCAGTCTTGTTCAGAAAGATAGAAAAGCACATTTAAGGAGAACCTTGCCATCCTTCTCTGTACTTACACCTCTCTTTCTGCCTCTGATATCTTCTTTTTTTACCTCAGCAAACTTGGCACATATCCACGCGGGTGAATTGGCCAAGGCACAGTGGTGAATGCCAAGGAAGTAGTTGCGCGGAGAACAAAAGGCGTGAGACGGCGAGGCGAAATCTGAATTTGAGAAAAATTTTCTCAATAATTTAAATAAATTAAAGAGATCATGAAGTAGCAGGAATAGAACAAAGCACACTTTTTGGACATGCGGTAAAATTTTATATACAGTTAACGAGGCAACcaagcctttcagcattaaaaaaacgtgccgaactggaagatttgtcatatcgccgtaaacttgctcgcttaacccttttccataagctttatcaccacccatcccttcgccgtgatttgtttcagtcacctgatgctctctttccacgccgtgatcattctttcaaagttaaacgcgtaaactgtcattcatcgtcttatgccaattcatttattccccggACTAttactgaatggaatagtttgccatcagtcatcgccacagaaactgacaataaaaaattccaagagcttcttcgctgtgacggaaatgtgtaaatgtttgctgtttttgttagtgttcaatttttctttgtgtgatgccttatgttttatgttttaattagcgtttttttttgttacacttacttgttgaaatgtatcgcgattacttatgattgtacccccccccctatctaataccctcttctggagggcctttaggggtaacttgaataaataaataaataaataaatttgcaaTAATGCAaacatgaaggtagccgcaaacacAACTTAAACTAGAAACACTTGTCGCTCGTACCGAACGACCGAACGGGAAgaagtcctaacctcgaaagagggacctacTTTGCCTACTACTTCTTCCTCCTGTTGATCTTCCTCCAGGATCCACTGTAAAAATGAAATTTAGCGCtacacgccgcggtggcccagtggttagggcgctcggctactgatctgaagttcccgggttcgaacccggccggggcggctgcgtttttgtggaggcaaaacgcttaggcgcgcaagctgtgcgatgtcagtgcatgttaaagatccctaggttgttaaaattattccggagccctccactaagtcacctcttcctttctttctctccctcctttgtcgcttcccttacgacgcggttcaggtttccgccgatatatgagacagatattgcgtcatttcctttccccaaaaatcaaataTTATTATTCCGCTACCAcagaaaacaataataataaaaatatttggttttgagggaaaggaaatggcgcagtatcagtctcatatatcgctggacacctgaaccgcgccataagggaagaaataaagaagggagtgaaagaccaaaggaagaaagagatgcccttcaatttcgacaacttggggatctttaacgtgcactgacatcgccatcTCAAGTTTTTCGCGGAATTCCCACTGATGTCCCGCAGtatccatttcagtttttttctttgatcGTCTCCGTTCCATTGTGCCCGATCAGAAGCCCGCGTACGTGACGGGCTCCCAGGTTTCGCGATTGTAGACGTGAAATACATGCCGGCCAAGGAATTATTCGCGTGCTGAGCGTCCGAAATATTTCCGACATGTGTCCCTGTGCACGCGCAGAACGAACggaaaggcaaaaaaagaagCTCTCGAGGTATTCGTTCTTCTAGCGCCTTCTGCTCGAGCGGCGCGAGACAACGAACGCACGCCATCTTTCCTTCAGAACCATTCCTTCACGATACGATGCATCTTCAAGCTATGTGCGTCCACCCAGACCTTCCCTGCTGTTCTTATGCTCAGCTCCACCAGAGCGGTTCCGGGCTCCTCCTCGCGATGGAGAACGATGTAGGAAAAGGAGCTGACTGCTGCCGTTGGAGCTGCCGGATCATCGCAGTGTGTACTACGCGGCCATCCAGGCATCCACTGgccgccgagctcgccaagcccTTCGTCACCTCGGTCCGTCGCCTCACCAGTCCCATCGGAGCAGATACTGCTAGTGACTACCACCACCGCCGCGGTCAAGGCGAGGAGGCGCTGAAGCTCTGTGAAGGGCCTTTGCAGACATGCACCCAGCCGGGCACAGCCGTCAGCCGTCCCTACAGCGACCTGCTCGGTGAGTTGGCTCTCGAGCGTTCTACTCTGCAGAGTTGCTTTGGTAAACAGTGAATTTTCCTGTAAGCTGCTTCCCCGAGTCCTGCATATGATGCCTTCAATCAGAACGAGTGTTCAGAAGGTTCAGCATGTCTTTATGCAGGTCCATCAGCCATAGTTCAAAACTAGCCAGGTGGTGTTCCATTGCGTGAAACAGTACGGGGCAACGCAGAGTTCTGTTTTCATGCCTAGGGCAAGGAACCGGCGTCTCGGTACTCGTAATCTTTTTGCAGGACATAGTTACTAAACTGTAGCATGTCTTGCATGATGAGGAAAAGCTAGCAGCTTGCTGTTGACAGGATACCGACAGTAGCTCACTGACAGGAGCCCGACGTCACAGCGACGCTGCACGTTGACGAAAGCCTATGCAATATATTCAACTTGATTCCTCACCCTCCCCGCCCGCCTATAGCTCCCACACATAGTTTTCACCCTTGCTTGTCCCATTGAACGAAAACCCGCCTCTGTGTGTGGGAGTGCatatgcgcgcgcgcgtgcgcgcgtccgtgtttgtgtgtgtgtatgtgtgtgcgtttgtgtgtatgtgtgtgtgtgtgcgattgcgatggcatgtgctgccaACCTTGGGTTCGTATggtctaggttgctcttcccgtgcaACCTACCTTGCACAACCAATCAAGTGAACTCCAAGTGCCCTGTACGCGCGCACAcgcgggtgtgtgtgtgcgtgtgtgtgttgtgtgtgtgtgtgttgatgaTTGGTCGTGCAAGGTTggccgggaagagcaacctagatcGTACAAACCTAAGgttggaagcacctgccattCAGGGCATTGGCCCACCGATTAATCGCtgctccactgcgccaggagtggatgaggactcccagggattaaTGAATGTCGTCTTGAGAATGACCTTTTGGTGACGGCAGCTCGTGCGGTAGCTCGTGGGGAGAGGGGCGCGGGTTGCAGTACGGCGGCGACTTCCTccacgaagttagcgcgcagacAGGAAGGTGTACGTGCAGTGGCATCACGGCGGCGACTACGTAGAGCAATCTTGAGGTAGAATTGCGAGgtgcgtggcatcgggttacgaAGTGAGCGGGCGGTCTTGttccttctcacacgtaagcagtcctaAATGTATCTGCCGACTTTTTTTTAAAACGCGCTTGTTTTGGAACCTGCTCAAAGGACGCATCAAAGTACCCGTGCACTTTGCCCTCCTCGACCTCTCCGGATTCACGCAGTTCGGAGATATTGGTCATCGGGCAGAAATGGCGAATCGGCATGCAAAAGTAGATTGGTCCGTGTAAATCAGCACGTGCGCGAAACGATTCCTGAATGCTTGGGCATGATAAAACTATCGAGACCATTTCTTCCACCTATTACCCAACGATCTAAAGACGACGTGTCTAGGCACTAACAGGAAGCGTCAAAGCGTGGTTCCAGAATTTTAGGAGTGAAAGCGTGGTTTACGCAGCTTGATAGCTAGCCCGGCCATTTCACTGTTTCCCATGACATCATTTTATGCTGCTGTAAAGCGGCAACCGCAGAGAAATGCCTTGTTTCAGCAATCAAGCGGTCGAGAAAAGCCGAAAATCAATATCTGCGCGGAGTCAGTTTGGTATAACAAAGCAACTTGAAGCCTGTAGAAAAGAGTAAGTTCTGCCCACATATTATGACATCATTCATGGAGGCGCCAGCAAGCCATGTGCAGTGGTCCCACCAGGTCATGCTCCCTGCGAAGGGATTTTATATTGACGTTGAACTGTCGCTGCCCGTACTGCAATCCTGAAGTCTCTGTCCACAGGGCGAGAATTTTGGCATGCTTATCTGTGTAGTTGGTTAGTCCAGTTAGAATGAGCTGGTTATACGCTATATTCATTCGCCTTCACACAGCTCCGTGAATTTCACACCACAACGTATATACACCGAAGCACAGCACGAAGCGAAAGTGACACCACGGAAAAAGAAGTGACTTACATCTTTGTGTCAGTTGTGCCAGACGAGTCATTTTTCCGGAGTTGAGTTCCTTTTAGGAAATGTTGCCAGAGTTGGGCGGTGATGTGGTATCGTAAATACGTGCACATTATGAatattgtaaaaatgaaattcCGTATTTGTGAAAGCAAATAAAATTATCAGAGATGAACTAATGACGTGAAAGCGTTAGGCCATTTCTTATTGTGGACATGAACGGCGATAAAGAGTTGCGAGTGTAT comes from the Amblyomma americanum isolate KBUSLIRL-KWMA chromosome 1, ASM5285725v1, whole genome shotgun sequence genome and includes:
- the LOC144098507 gene encoding uncharacterized protein LOC144098507 — encoded protein: MHLQAMCVHPDLPCCSYAQLHQSGSGLLLAMENDVGKGADCCRWSCRIIAVCTTRPSRHPLAAELAKPFVTSVRRLTSPIGADTASDYHHRRGQGEEALKLCEGPLQTCTQPGTAVSRPYSDLLANGAVVEAVANEARHLAYAPCMPPCAVVTPKAPPRLPSPS